The following proteins are encoded in a genomic region of Triticum dicoccoides isolate Atlit2015 ecotype Zavitan chromosome 1B, WEW_v2.0, whole genome shotgun sequence:
- the LOC119308471 gene encoding uncharacterized protein LOC119308471 produces the protein MEAKLVVILAACILLSLSNKGHAQPCSPSDLLVNHTTMPGKVGGRPHYLVTVENRCVCTQLGVKLACAGFSSTVTVEPAGVVTPNMDNTLCTLYGGQPMHANETVLFAYASRTKISFRPVSSFLDCSIAPALAPQAAP, from the exons ATGGAGGCCAAGCTCGTAGTGATCCTTGCAGCCTGCATCTTGCTTTCCTTGAGCAACAAAG GCCATGCACAGCCGTGCTCACCGTCGGATCTCCTCGTCAACCACACCACCATGCCGGGGAAGGTCGGGGGGCGCCCGCACTACCTGGTGACGGTGGAGAACAGGTGCGTCTGCACGCAGCTCGGCGTGAAGCTGGCGTGCGCGGGGTTCAGCTCCACCGTCACCGTCGAGCCGGCCGGCGTGGTCACGCCGAACATGGACAACACGCTCTGCACCCTCTACGGCGGTCAGCCGATGCATGCAAACGAGACGGTCTTGTTCGCGTACGCGTCGAGGACGAAGATCAGCTTCAGGCCCGTCTCGTCGTTCCTCGACTGCTCCATAGCCCCCGCGCTGGCTCCGCAGGCTGCACCATGA
- the LOC119348757 gene encoding endoplasmic reticulum-Golgi intermediate compartment protein 3-like: MEGLLHKLKGLDAYPKVNEDFYKRTLSGGVVTLISALVMLLLFVSETRSYYYSATETKLVVDTSRGERLRVNFDITFPSIPCTLLSVDTRDISGEQHQDIRHDIEKKRLDSHGNVIESRKEGIGGTKIEKPLQKHGGRLGKGEEYCGTCYGAEESDEQCCNSCEEVREAYKKKGWALTNPDLIDQCAREDFVERVKTQHGEGCSVHGFLDVSKVAGNFHFAPGKGYYESNVDVPELTAEGGFNITHKINKLSFGTEFPGAVNPLDGAQWTQPASDGTYQYFIKVVPTIYNDIRGRKIDSNQFSVTEHFRDGNVQPRPQPGVFFFYDFSPIKVIFTEENRSFLHYLTNLCAIVGGIFTVAGIIDSFIYHGQKALKKKMEIGKYR, translated from the exons ATGGAGGGCCTCCTGCACAAGCTCAAGGGGCTCGACGCCTACCCCAAGGTCAACGAGGACTTCTACAAGCGCACGCTCTCCGGCGGCGTCGTCACGCTCATCTCCGCCCTCGTCATGCTGCTCCTCTTTGTCTCCGAGACCA GGTCGTATTATTATTCAGCAACCGAGACTAAGTTGGTGGTAGACACGTCAAGAGGAGAAAGGCTAAGAGTAAAT TTTGATATTACTTTCCCGAGTATTCCTTGCACCCTTCTCAGTGTTGATACAAGGGATATTAGTGGCGAGCAGCACCAGGACATT AGGCATGACATTGAAAAAAAGAGATTGGACTCACATGGTAATGTCATTGAATCAAGAAAAGAGGGCATTGGTGGAACAAAG ATCGAGAAACCATTGCAAAAACATGGTGGAAGGCTTGGCAAAGGCGAGGAATATTGTGGCACCTGTTATGGTGCAGAGGAG TCAGATGAACAATGCTGTAATTCATGTGAAGAAGTTAGGGAGGCCTACAAGAAGAAAGGGTGGGCTCTTACAAACCCTGACCTAATCGACCAG TGCGCTAGAGAGGACTTCGTTGAAAGAGTTAAAACCCAACATGGTGAAGGCTGTAGTGTCCATGGCTTTCTAGATGTTAGTAAAGTTGCTGGAAATTTCCACTTTGCACCAGGCAAAGGATATTATGAATCAAATGTAGATGTGCCTGAGCTGACTGCTGAAGGAGGTTTCAAT ATTACTCACAAAATAAACAAACTGTCCTTCGGGACAGAATTCCCTGGTGCTGTCAACCCGCTTGATGG TGCTCAGTGGACACAACCCGCATCAGATGGGACATACCAATACTTCATAAAA GTCGTCCCTACAATTTATAATGATATAAGAGGGCGCAAGATCGATTCAAACCAA TTCTCAGTAACGGAGCACTTTAGAGATGGAAATGTTCAACCGAGACCCCAACCTGGGGTATTTTTTTTCTATGACTTCTCACCTATAAAG GTGATATTCACAGAGGAAAATAGATCCTTCCTCCACTACCTGACAAACCTGTGTGCTATAGTTGGAG GGATCTTCACCGTCGCTGGCATCATCGACTCGTTCATATACCATGGACAGAAGGCACTTAAGAAGAAAATGGAGATAGGCAAGTACAGATGA